Genomic DNA from Thermotoga petrophila RKU-1:
TGGTCATGTCCATCCCGGAGGCCATGAGACTGATCACCCTCGGGAAGGTACCATGACCAGAGTGTCCCTGAGATCCCACGATCTGTGCCCTTCTGACCTGAAACACTTCCCCAGTGAGAGGTATCTTCGCGTCGGCTCTTGCCACGATCACCACGGTGGCGTTTATACCGCGGGCTCTCCAGATTACCTCTTCTATCTGTGGCCAGACGATCTGAGGAACACCTGTCGCTTCGAGGAAAAGCTTTGCTCCAAGACCGTTCGTGTAATCAAGCACCGCTTCCACGAAGTTCTCCTTTGTGGGATCTATCACGTGATCTGCTCCCAGCTCTATGGCAAGGTTTCTTCTAGTTTCGGAAGGCTCTGACAGGATCACTTTCGCTGCTCCTGCGTGTTTCAAAATCGCAACGGCTGCAAGTCCTATAGGACCTCCTCCGAGTATCACCACGTTGTCTCCAGGCCTGATTCCACCTCCTCTCACAATTACAGCGTTGTAAGCAACGGAGGTGGGTTCCACGAGACTTCCTGCAAGAAAGAGTCTGTCACCGTACCTGTCCTCCAGTTCTCTGAGGCTCCAGGCGTATTTGGCATCGACCTTCACGTACTCTGCGAAAGCTCCATCGACGTTGAATCCCAGTTCGTTCAGGTTTTCGCAGTGGTTTGGGAAGCCTTCAGCACAGGGCCTGCAGTGACCACACCAGAGCATTTCCTCTACACAGACGGGCTCTCCGATCTCGAATCTTCTGTTTGTTCTTCTGTTGATGGCCTCCGGTCCTGCCTCCACCACAACTCCGGAAAACTCGTGGCCCAAAGTGACGGGAAAACCAGTAAGACCAGGGTAAAGAATGTAGCCTTCATCATCGGTCTGGGCCATATGAACGTCACTGCCACAGATCCCGCAGGCCTTCACTTTGATGATGATCTCTGTGGGCTTTTCGATCTTTGGCTCCGGGACTTCTTCAACTCGCACCTCCGGATATCTCCACACCTTGCTTCCAAGCCAGGTAAGTTTTCCTTCAACATCCTTGGGCCCCAGTTTGAAATCAGGCCTTGGATCCCACTTTGCATGAAGCCTCACCGCCTTCATAGAATCACCCCCTTCATTTCAATCCCAGAACATTTTCGATCACATACAGGGCTCCACCGATTGCAACTCCATACTCTTCTATTTCTCCTCTTTTAATGACGATATCTTCCAGGATATCTTTTGGAACTGTTCGCTCTACGATTGATTTCACAATGGGTGCTATCCTGTCGAACTGGTGAAACCCTATTCCTCCCTTTATGATCACCACGTCCGGATCGAGTATCACAGTGGTATTTGCTATCGCAACTCCAAGGTGTTCCAGACTTTCTCTCAATTCCTCTGGATTCTGCTCAAACACCGTCTCAATGGGTTTTCTAAATTTCTTCTTCAGAGAGTAACCGGAGAACCACTCTTCGAGATGACCAAAACCTTTCTCTGGCACTACGGTTTTGTCCACCGTCCAGTCTGTTATCATGTGGCCGAACTCACCTGCTTTTCCCCGCGCTCCCCTGAAGATCCTTCCCTCGTAAACGATCCCAGAGCCGATACCCCAGCCTATGGATATGAGAAACACACATCTGTAACCCTTCCC
This window encodes:
- the iolM gene encoding scyllo-inosose 3-dehydrogenase — translated: MKAVRLHAKWDPRPDFKLGPKDVEGKLTWLGSKVWRYPEVRVEEVPEPKIEKPTEIIIKVKACGICGSDVHMAQTDDEGYILYPGLTGFPVTLGHEFSGVVVEAGPEAINRRTNRRFEIGEPVCVEEMLWCGHCRPCAEGFPNHCENLNELGFNVDGAFAEYVKVDAKYAWSLRELEDRYGDRLFLAGSLVEPTSVAYNAVIVRGGGIRPGDNVVILGGGPIGLAAVAILKHAGAAKVILSEPSETRRNLAIELGADHVIDPTKENFVEAVLDYTNGLGAKLFLEATGVPQIVWPQIEEVIWRARGINATVVIVARADAKIPLTGEVFQVRRAQIVGSQGHSGHGTFPRVISLMASGMDMTKIISKTVTMEEIPEYIKRLQTDKSLVKVTMVNE